In one window of Episyrphus balteatus chromosome 3, idEpiBalt1.1, whole genome shotgun sequence DNA:
- the LOC129913545 gene encoding glutathione-specific gamma-glutamylcyclotransferase 1 — protein sequence MNQPPINFEDLFANGNFLDENLNEINDDIAHGSTPSIWVFGYGSLCWNPGFEYSKCITGYIRGFVRRFWQGNITHRGTPNKPGRVATLMEDKEGITWGCAYKITGETALDYLKQRECTLGGYITVDTKFYPRVASYDTIFTGEAIQVVVYIATDQNCHWMGENCLKQVAREIVNAEGPSGHNIEYVLRLAKFMHQEIPDAEDEHLFTLEKYVRELIAEKEIPLISVMGVDPARIRRDSHEDIKKPPTFEYTSRIPERKLRCLNI from the exons atgaatcaACCACCGATTAATTTTGAAGATTTATTTGCTAATGGCAATTTTTTGGACGAAAATCTCAATGAAATCAATGACGACATTGCTCATGGAAGTACACCTTCCATATGGGTATTTGGGTATGGATCCTTGTGCTGGAATCCTGGATTTGAGTACTCAAAGTGCATTACAGGATATATACGTGGATTCGTAAGAAGATTCTGGCAGGGAAATATCACACATCGGGGGACTCCCAATAag cCAGGAAGAGTGGCAACACTGATGGAAGACAAAGAG ggTATTACATGGGGCTGTGCATACAAAATAACCGGTGAGACTGCTTTAGATTATCTCAAACAAAGAGAATGTACCCTAG GAGGCTATATAACTGTCGATACAAAATTCTATCCTCGGGTAGCATCATACGATACAATATTCACTGGAGAAGCCATCCAAGTGGTTGTCTACATTGCCACCGATCAAAATTGCCACTGGATGGGTGAGAATTGTCTGAAACAGGTAGCTCGAGAAATTGTCAATGCCGAAGGTCCAAGTGGACATAATATCGAATATGTTTTGCGATTGGCCAAATTTATGCATCAAGAAATTCCCGATGCTGAAGATGAGCATTTGTTTACATTGGAGAAGTATGTAAGAGAATTAATTGCCGAAAAGGAAATACCTTTGATATCTGTGATGGGTGTTGACCCGGCGAGAATACGAAGAGATTCGCATGAAGATATTAAGAAACCACCAACATTTGAATATACATCGCGAATACCTGAAAGAAAGTTGCGCTGCTTGaacatttaa
- the LOC129913543 gene encoding 26S proteasome non-ATPase regulatory subunit 13, protein MASNANVSTYLSTQKKTTNKELASEWTTIEDLYNEKLWNELTIKLIKFIRHESLQDEDSLLQLYQNFISSFEMKINPYGLVEMLEVVVEHIADKKEAIAFLEKLKDKVKICDEAIWYIQVLQGNIYLTNLKDLEATKKIIEELREVLEEAGNVTPVHGKYYLLASQYYGRVGQHSDYYRCGLQFLGCSLENYPKEEWAQQAFFLGLAALLGDGVYNIGELLAHPILESLKGTENEWVVELLKAFNFGDIEKFNSMKPVWSKIPDLADKEIKLRQKISLLCLMEMTFKRSAIQRAISFEDIAKETQLPIKEVELLVMKALAQGLVRGEIDEVAGVVNMSWVQPRVLDRKQIANMATTLDVWMQSITSMEKLMELRAADILTN, encoded by the exons ATGGCGTCCAACGCAAATGTTTCCACATATTTATCAACTCAAAAGAAAACTACAAATAAAGAATTAGCATCCGAATGGACAACAATTGAAGATCTTTATAATGAAAA ACTTTGGAATGAACTTACAATCAAATTGATTAAATTTATTCGTCATGAATCTCTCCAGGATGAGGATTCACTATTACAATTGTATCAGAACTTCATATCGTCGTTTGAAATGAA AATCAATCCTTATGGCTTGGTTGAAATGCTAGAAGTTGTTGTTGAGCATATTGCAGATAAAAAAGAAGCaattgcatttttagaaaaactcaAAGACAAAGTCAAAATCTGCGATGAAGCTATTTGGTATATTCAG GTTCTTCAAGGTAATATCTATCTGACAAACCTTAAAGATTTGGAAGCAACTAAAAAGATCATCGAGGAACTGAGAGAAGTTCTCGAAGAAGCTGGAAATGTTACTCCAGTTCATGGAAAGTACTATCTTTTAGCTTCTCAATATTATGGACGTGTTGGCCAACACAGTGATTATTATCGTTGTGGTCTGCAGTTCTTGGGATGTTCTCTAGAAAATTATCCCAAAGAGGAATGGGCTCAACAGGCTTTCTTTCTGGGATTGGCTGCTCTTTTGGGTGATGGAGTCTACAATATTGGAGAACTT CTTGCTCATCCCATTTTGGAATCACTTAAAGGAACTGAAAATGAATGGGTCGTGGAACTTCTTAAAGCATTCAATTTTGGTGACATTGAAAA ATTCAATTCAATGAAACCAGTTTGGAGTAAAATTCCAGACTTGGCTGATAAGGAGATTAAACTTCGTCAAAAAATCTCTTTATTGTGTTTAATGGAAATGACATTCAAACGATCGGCTATACAAAGAGCGATTTCTTTTGAAGACATTGCAAAAGAAACTCAATTACCAATCAAAGAAGTTGAACTTTTGGTAATGAAGGCTTTAGCACAGGGACTAGTTCGTGGAGAAATTGATGAAGTTGCAGGAGTAGTTAATATGTCTTGg GTGCAACCACGAGTTCTCGACCGAAAACAGATTGCGAATATGGCAACAACATTAGACGTTTGGATGCAATCGATTACTTCAATGGAAAAACTAATGGAACTGCGAGCTGCAGATATACTTACGAAttaa
- the LOC129915617 gene encoding serine protease easter-like: MINLSLIGITLVLLISLISLTIGQNITKVPCTTPDMEKGICIHLDQCIYLLNMMMQKPLPVADRDFLKNSQCSFTNGKVFVCCLEDKIDVQIWSIFNTRETKKIRESLPEPSSCVSQIGNRIYGGNVTEIREHPSMVLIEYNKGGITNEHHCGGSLINDRYVLTAAHCIIGLPDLWKPTRVRLGEWNTTTNPDCQKYNLGAEICADPHVDVTIEKAIPHEKYVSLSPTQPNDIALLRLSRSIKYSDFIKPICLPIADHLRQATFDGQLMQVSGWGSTQNATRSKVKLQAHVSVLSLSKCQSVYTSPAYNIRNSQICAGGEKGIDSCEGDSGGPLIGFDTSNKGIQHQFIAGVVSFGPTPCGFEGWPGVYTRVGAYIDWILEHMEP, encoded by the exons AAAATATTACTAAGGTACCATGTACTACACCTGATATGGAAAAAGGAATTTGCATTCATCTGGATCAATGCATATATTTGCTTAACATGATGATGCAGAAACCACTACCAGTTGCAGACagagattttcttaaaaatagtcAATGTAGTTTTACTAATGGAAAAGTTTTC gTATGTTGTTTAGAGGATAAAATTGATGTTCAAATATGGTCAATATTTAATACaagggaaacaaaaaaaataagagaatcaCTTCCTGAACCCAGTTCCTGTGTTAGTCAGATTGGAAATCGAATCTATGGTGGCAACGTTACGGAAATAAGAGAACACCCATCCATGGTCTTAATTGAATATAATAAAG GTGGAATAACCAACGAACATCATTGTGGTGGAAGTTTAATCAATGATCGTTACGTTTTGACAGCAGCTCATTGTATTATCGGTTTACCGGATTTATGGAAACCAACTCGAGTTCGTTTAGGCGAATGGAACACTACAACAAATCCTGATTGTCAAAAATACAATCTTGGCGCTGAGATCTGTGCTGATCCTCATGTTGATGTAACAATCGAGAAAGCAATACCTCACGAAAAATATGTATCTTTATCACCAACTCAACCCAACGATATTGCGTTGTTACGTTTATCACGTAGCATAAAATATAGCGACTTCATAAAGCCAATTTGCTTGCCGATTGCAGATCATCTTAGGCAAGCAACTTTCGATGGTCAATTAATGCAGGTTTCCGGTTGGGGAAGTACACAGAACGCAACGCGAAGTAAAGTTAAATTACAAGCCCATGTTTCGGTTTTATCATTGAGTAAGTGCCAGAGTGTTTATACTTCACCTGCTTATAATATACGAAATTCACAAATATGTGCTGGTGGTGAGAAGGGTATAGACTCGTGTGAAGGTGATTCGGGTGGACCACTTATTGGATTTGATACATCAAATAAAGGTATCCAGCACCAGTTTATTGCTGGAGTGGTTTCCTTCGGCCCGACTCCGTGTGGATTTGAAGGTTGGCCAGGGGTCTATACGAGAGTTGGTGCTTATATTGATTGGATTCTGGAGCATATGGAGCCGTAG